A region of Scleropages formosus chromosome 2, fSclFor1.1, whole genome shotgun sequence DNA encodes the following proteins:
- the appl2 gene encoding DCC-interacting protein 13-beta isoform X2: MPAAHKLLLEEALQDSPQTRSLLSVFEEDAGTLTDYTNQLLQSMQRVFGAQNEMGLATEQLSKQLLEYEKQNFALGKGDEEVISTLQHFAKVVDELNALHTELATQMAERMVFPMVQFREKDLTEISTLKEIFGIASDEHEAAMVKYSRLPKKKENEKVKAEVVSEVAYARRKQHQASMQYYCALNALQYRKRVAMLEPMLGYMHAQMNFFRKGMDLVSKKMDSFLASVSNMTQSIQAQLDTEAESMRLSQRELLSVEDTVYMPDRDRDPVNRTLIQKAGYLNIRNKTGLVTTAWDRLYFFTQGGNLMCQPRGAVAGGMVLDLDNSSVMAVECEDRRYCFQITSPTGKTSRLMNRSLILQAESKKEYEEWICTLNNISRQIYLTDNPEAVAIRLNQTAIQAVTPITSFEKKHEGSPNPERAKPGSARPSSDASQQQPKAPEPEDLIAPGTPIQFDIMLPASEFLDQNRAGGRRTNPFGETEEECSADGESDDSLLQQVFVVRFLGSMAVRSGHRPEVIYEAMRQVLAARAIHNIFRTTESHLMVTSSSLRLIDPQTQVTRISFQLQDVTQFAAHQENGRLVGFVVEGRDWGEEQGEPTYSAFVFESNTEGEKICYTISLGKEITEAKKDPEALAQLMKSMPLTTDGKFLLLESEGGNAENGSMPEDLESEA; encoded by the exons ACCCGCTCTTTGCTCAGTGTATTTGAGGAGGATGCTGGGACACTCACCGACTACACTAACCAGCTCCTGCAGTCCATGCAGAGAGTGTTTGGCGCACAG AACGAGATGGGACTGGCCACGGAGCAGCTTTCCAAGCAGCTCCTGGAGTACGAGAAGCAG AATTTTGCCCTGGGGAAAGGCGATGAAGAGGTCATCAGTACGCTGCAGCACTTTGCGAAAGTTGTGGATGAG CTAAACGCCCTGCATACTGAGCTCGCCACACAGATGGCGGAAAGGATGGTGTTTCCCATGGTGCAGTTCAGAGAGAAGGACCTCACAG AAATAAGCACTTTGAAAGAAATCTTCGGCATTGCCAGTGATG AGCACGAGGCCGCCATGGTAAAGTACAGCAGGCTGCCCAAGAAGAAGGAGAATGAGAAG GTAAAGGCGGAGGTCGTGTCGGAGGTGGCATACGCCAGGAGAAAGCAGCACCAGGCTTCCATGCAGTACTACTGCGCTCTGAATGCACTACAGTACCGCAAGCGGGTGGCCATGCTGGAGCCCATGCTGGGGTACATGCATGCTCAg ATGAACTTCTTCAGAAAAGGTATGGATCTTGTCTCCAAGAAGATGGACAGTTTCCTCGCGTCAGTCTCCAACATGACACAAAG TATCCAGGCCCAGCTGGACACGGAAGCGGAGTCGATGCGTCTGTCTCAGAGGGAGCTGCTGTCTGTAGAGGACACTGTGTACATGCCTGACCGCGACCGTGATCCTGTCAACCGCACGCTCATACAGAAAGCAGGCTACCTCAACATCAGGAA CAAAACTGGTCTGGTGACGACCGCTTGGGACCGCCTTTACTTCTTCACCCAGGGAGGAAACCTCATGTGTCAGCCGCGGGGTGCCGTCGCAGGGGGCATGGTCCTCGACCTGGACAACAGCTCGGTGATGGCTGTAGAATGCGAGGATCGCCGATACTGCTTCCAAATCACCTCGCCGACGGGCAAAAC TTCTCGTTTGATGAACAGGTCCCTAATTTTACAAGCAGAGAGCAAGAAAGAATATGAGGAG TGGATCTGCACCCTCAACAACATCTCGCGACAGATCTACCTGACCGACAACCCAGAG GCAGTGGCCATCAGGCTGAATCAGACAGCCATCCAGGCGGTCACTCCCATCACCAGCTTTGAGAAGAAACACGAAGGCTCACCCAACCCTGAAAG GGCAAAGCCCGGCTCCGCCCGGCCGTCCAGCGACGCCTCTCAGCAGCAGCCCAAAGCCCCTGAGCCAGAAGACTTGATTGCTCCTGGTACCCCCATACAGTTTGACATCATGCTTCCTGCTTCCGAGTTCCTGGACCAGAACCGGGCCGGAGGGAG GCGCACGAACCCTTTTGGGGAGACTGAGGAAGAGTGCTCTGCGGATGGCGAGTCTGACG ACTCCCTGCTGCAGCAGGTGTTTGTTGTGCGCTTCCTTGGCTCCATGGCTGTGCGTTCGGGCCACCGGCCAGAGGTCATCTACGAGGCCATGCGGCAAGTTCTGGCTGCTCGCGCCATCCACAACATCTTCCGCACCACAGAGTCCCACCTCATGGTGACCAGCAGCTCCCTGAG GTTGATTGACCCTCAGACACAAGTGACTAGAATAAGT TTCCAGCTGCAGGATGTGACCCAGTTTGCAGCCCACCAGGAAAATGGGAGGCTGGTTGGCTTTGTGGTGGAGGGCAGAGATTGGGGGGAGGAGCAGGGTGAACCCACCTACAGCGCCTTTGTCTTTGAGAGCAACACGGAAGGAGAGAAG ATCTGTTATACCATTAGCCTGGGGAAGGAGATCACAGAAGCAAAGAAG GATCCGGAAGCACTGGCTCAGCTCATGAAGTCCATGCCTCTGACGACCGATGGAAAGTTCCTGCTCCTGGAGAGCGAAGGGGGCAATGCAGAGAATGGGAGCATGCCGGAGGACCTCGAGTCGGAGGCCTAA
- the appl2 gene encoding DCC-interacting protein 13-beta isoform X3, with translation MPAAHKLLLEEALQDSPQTRSLLSVFEEDAGTLTDYTNQLLQSMQRVFGAQNEMGLATEQLSKQLLEYEKQNFALGKGDEEVISTLQHFAKVVDELNALHTELATQMAERMVFPMVQFREKDLTEISTLKEIFGIASDEHEAAMVKYSRLPKKKENEKVKAEVVSEVAYARRKQHQASMQYYCALNALQYRKRVAMLEPMLGYMHAQMNFFRKGMDLVSKKMDSFLASVSNMTQSIQAQLDTEAESMRLSQRELLSVEDTVYMPDRDRDPVNRTLIQKAGYLNIRNKTGLVTTAWDRLYFFTQGGNLMCQPRGAVAGGMVLDLDNSSVMAVECEDRRYCFQITSPTGKTSLILQAESKKEYEEWICTLNNISRQIYLTDNPEAVAIRLNQTAIQAVTPITSFEKKHEGSPNPESRAKPGSARPSSDASQQQPKAPEPEDLIAPGTPIQFDIMLPASEFLDQNRAGGRRTNPFGETEEECSADGESDDSLLQQVFVVRFLGSMAVRSGHRPEVIYEAMRQVLAARAIHNIFRTTESHLMVTSSSLRLIDPQTQVTRISFQLQDVTQFAAHQENGRLVGFVVEGRDWGEEQGEPTYSAFVFESNTEGEKICYTISLGKEITEAKKDPEALAQLMKSMPLTTDGKFLLLESEGGNAENGSMPEDLESEA, from the exons ACCCGCTCTTTGCTCAGTGTATTTGAGGAGGATGCTGGGACACTCACCGACTACACTAACCAGCTCCTGCAGTCCATGCAGAGAGTGTTTGGCGCACAG AACGAGATGGGACTGGCCACGGAGCAGCTTTCCAAGCAGCTCCTGGAGTACGAGAAGCAG AATTTTGCCCTGGGGAAAGGCGATGAAGAGGTCATCAGTACGCTGCAGCACTTTGCGAAAGTTGTGGATGAG CTAAACGCCCTGCATACTGAGCTCGCCACACAGATGGCGGAAAGGATGGTGTTTCCCATGGTGCAGTTCAGAGAGAAGGACCTCACAG AAATAAGCACTTTGAAAGAAATCTTCGGCATTGCCAGTGATG AGCACGAGGCCGCCATGGTAAAGTACAGCAGGCTGCCCAAGAAGAAGGAGAATGAGAAG GTAAAGGCGGAGGTCGTGTCGGAGGTGGCATACGCCAGGAGAAAGCAGCACCAGGCTTCCATGCAGTACTACTGCGCTCTGAATGCACTACAGTACCGCAAGCGGGTGGCCATGCTGGAGCCCATGCTGGGGTACATGCATGCTCAg ATGAACTTCTTCAGAAAAGGTATGGATCTTGTCTCCAAGAAGATGGACAGTTTCCTCGCGTCAGTCTCCAACATGACACAAAG TATCCAGGCCCAGCTGGACACGGAAGCGGAGTCGATGCGTCTGTCTCAGAGGGAGCTGCTGTCTGTAGAGGACACTGTGTACATGCCTGACCGCGACCGTGATCCTGTCAACCGCACGCTCATACAGAAAGCAGGCTACCTCAACATCAGGAA CAAAACTGGTCTGGTGACGACCGCTTGGGACCGCCTTTACTTCTTCACCCAGGGAGGAAACCTCATGTGTCAGCCGCGGGGTGCCGTCGCAGGGGGCATGGTCCTCGACCTGGACAACAGCTCGGTGATGGCTGTAGAATGCGAGGATCGCCGATACTGCTTCCAAATCACCTCGCCGACGGGCAAAAC GTCCCTAATTTTACAAGCAGAGAGCAAGAAAGAATATGAGGAG TGGATCTGCACCCTCAACAACATCTCGCGACAGATCTACCTGACCGACAACCCAGAG GCAGTGGCCATCAGGCTGAATCAGACAGCCATCCAGGCGGTCACTCCCATCACCAGCTTTGAGAAGAAACACGAAGGCTCACCCAACCCTGAAAG CAGGGCAAAGCCCGGCTCCGCCCGGCCGTCCAGCGACGCCTCTCAGCAGCAGCCCAAAGCCCCTGAGCCAGAAGACTTGATTGCTCCTGGTACCCCCATACAGTTTGACATCATGCTTCCTGCTTCCGAGTTCCTGGACCAGAACCGGGCCGGAGGGAG GCGCACGAACCCTTTTGGGGAGACTGAGGAAGAGTGCTCTGCGGATGGCGAGTCTGACG ACTCCCTGCTGCAGCAGGTGTTTGTTGTGCGCTTCCTTGGCTCCATGGCTGTGCGTTCGGGCCACCGGCCAGAGGTCATCTACGAGGCCATGCGGCAAGTTCTGGCTGCTCGCGCCATCCACAACATCTTCCGCACCACAGAGTCCCACCTCATGGTGACCAGCAGCTCCCTGAG GTTGATTGACCCTCAGACACAAGTGACTAGAATAAGT TTCCAGCTGCAGGATGTGACCCAGTTTGCAGCCCACCAGGAAAATGGGAGGCTGGTTGGCTTTGTGGTGGAGGGCAGAGATTGGGGGGAGGAGCAGGGTGAACCCACCTACAGCGCCTTTGTCTTTGAGAGCAACACGGAAGGAGAGAAG ATCTGTTATACCATTAGCCTGGGGAAGGAGATCACAGAAGCAAAGAAG GATCCGGAAGCACTGGCTCAGCTCATGAAGTCCATGCCTCTGACGACCGATGGAAAGTTCCTGCTCCTGGAGAGCGAAGGGGGCAATGCAGAGAATGGGAGCATGCCGGAGGACCTCGAGTCGGAGGCCTAA
- the appl2 gene encoding DCC-interacting protein 13-beta isoform X1, protein MPAAHKLLLEEALQDSPQTRSLLSVFEEDAGTLTDYTNQLLQSMQRVFGAQNEMGLATEQLSKQLLEYEKQNFALGKGDEEVISTLQHFAKVVDELNALHTELATQMAERMVFPMVQFREKDLTEISTLKEIFGIASDEHEAAMVKYSRLPKKKENEKVKAEVVSEVAYARRKQHQASMQYYCALNALQYRKRVAMLEPMLGYMHAQMNFFRKGMDLVSKKMDSFLASVSNMTQSIQAQLDTEAESMRLSQRELLSVEDTVYMPDRDRDPVNRTLIQKAGYLNIRNKTGLVTTAWDRLYFFTQGGNLMCQPRGAVAGGMVLDLDNSSVMAVECEDRRYCFQITSPTGKTSRLMNRSLILQAESKKEYEEWICTLNNISRQIYLTDNPEAVAIRLNQTAIQAVTPITSFEKKHEGSPNPESRAKPGSARPSSDASQQQPKAPEPEDLIAPGTPIQFDIMLPASEFLDQNRAGGRRTNPFGETEEECSADGESDDSLLQQVFVVRFLGSMAVRSGHRPEVIYEAMRQVLAARAIHNIFRTTESHLMVTSSSLRLIDPQTQVTRISFQLQDVTQFAAHQENGRLVGFVVEGRDWGEEQGEPTYSAFVFESNTEGEKICYTISLGKEITEAKKDPEALAQLMKSMPLTTDGKFLLLESEGGNAENGSMPEDLESEA, encoded by the exons ACCCGCTCTTTGCTCAGTGTATTTGAGGAGGATGCTGGGACACTCACCGACTACACTAACCAGCTCCTGCAGTCCATGCAGAGAGTGTTTGGCGCACAG AACGAGATGGGACTGGCCACGGAGCAGCTTTCCAAGCAGCTCCTGGAGTACGAGAAGCAG AATTTTGCCCTGGGGAAAGGCGATGAAGAGGTCATCAGTACGCTGCAGCACTTTGCGAAAGTTGTGGATGAG CTAAACGCCCTGCATACTGAGCTCGCCACACAGATGGCGGAAAGGATGGTGTTTCCCATGGTGCAGTTCAGAGAGAAGGACCTCACAG AAATAAGCACTTTGAAAGAAATCTTCGGCATTGCCAGTGATG AGCACGAGGCCGCCATGGTAAAGTACAGCAGGCTGCCCAAGAAGAAGGAGAATGAGAAG GTAAAGGCGGAGGTCGTGTCGGAGGTGGCATACGCCAGGAGAAAGCAGCACCAGGCTTCCATGCAGTACTACTGCGCTCTGAATGCACTACAGTACCGCAAGCGGGTGGCCATGCTGGAGCCCATGCTGGGGTACATGCATGCTCAg ATGAACTTCTTCAGAAAAGGTATGGATCTTGTCTCCAAGAAGATGGACAGTTTCCTCGCGTCAGTCTCCAACATGACACAAAG TATCCAGGCCCAGCTGGACACGGAAGCGGAGTCGATGCGTCTGTCTCAGAGGGAGCTGCTGTCTGTAGAGGACACTGTGTACATGCCTGACCGCGACCGTGATCCTGTCAACCGCACGCTCATACAGAAAGCAGGCTACCTCAACATCAGGAA CAAAACTGGTCTGGTGACGACCGCTTGGGACCGCCTTTACTTCTTCACCCAGGGAGGAAACCTCATGTGTCAGCCGCGGGGTGCCGTCGCAGGGGGCATGGTCCTCGACCTGGACAACAGCTCGGTGATGGCTGTAGAATGCGAGGATCGCCGATACTGCTTCCAAATCACCTCGCCGACGGGCAAAAC TTCTCGTTTGATGAACAGGTCCCTAATTTTACAAGCAGAGAGCAAGAAAGAATATGAGGAG TGGATCTGCACCCTCAACAACATCTCGCGACAGATCTACCTGACCGACAACCCAGAG GCAGTGGCCATCAGGCTGAATCAGACAGCCATCCAGGCGGTCACTCCCATCACCAGCTTTGAGAAGAAACACGAAGGCTCACCCAACCCTGAAAG CAGGGCAAAGCCCGGCTCCGCCCGGCCGTCCAGCGACGCCTCTCAGCAGCAGCCCAAAGCCCCTGAGCCAGAAGACTTGATTGCTCCTGGTACCCCCATACAGTTTGACATCATGCTTCCTGCTTCCGAGTTCCTGGACCAGAACCGGGCCGGAGGGAG GCGCACGAACCCTTTTGGGGAGACTGAGGAAGAGTGCTCTGCGGATGGCGAGTCTGACG ACTCCCTGCTGCAGCAGGTGTTTGTTGTGCGCTTCCTTGGCTCCATGGCTGTGCGTTCGGGCCACCGGCCAGAGGTCATCTACGAGGCCATGCGGCAAGTTCTGGCTGCTCGCGCCATCCACAACATCTTCCGCACCACAGAGTCCCACCTCATGGTGACCAGCAGCTCCCTGAG GTTGATTGACCCTCAGACACAAGTGACTAGAATAAGT TTCCAGCTGCAGGATGTGACCCAGTTTGCAGCCCACCAGGAAAATGGGAGGCTGGTTGGCTTTGTGGTGGAGGGCAGAGATTGGGGGGAGGAGCAGGGTGAACCCACCTACAGCGCCTTTGTCTTTGAGAGCAACACGGAAGGAGAGAAG ATCTGTTATACCATTAGCCTGGGGAAGGAGATCACAGAAGCAAAGAAG GATCCGGAAGCACTGGCTCAGCTCATGAAGTCCATGCCTCTGACGACCGATGGAAAGTTCCTGCTCCTGGAGAGCGAAGGGGGCAATGCAGAGAATGGGAGCATGCCGGAGGACCTCGAGTCGGAGGCCTAA
- the appl2 gene encoding DCC-interacting protein 13-beta isoform X4 — MPAAHKLLLEEALQDSPQTRSLLSVFEEDAGTLTDYTNQLLQSMQRVFGAQNEMGLATEQLSKQLLEYEKQNFALGKGDEEVISTLQHFAKVVDELNALHTELATQMAERMVFPMVQFREKDLTEISTLKEIFGIASDEHEAAMVKYSRLPKKKENEKVKAEVVSEVAYARRKQHQASMQYYCALNALQYRKRVAMLEPMLGYMHAQMNFFRKGMDLVSKKMDSFLASVSNMTQSIQAQLDTEAESMRLSQRELLSVEDTVYMPDRDRDPVNRTLIQKAGYLNIRNKTGLVTTAWDRLYFFTQGGNLMCQPRGAVAGGMVLDLDNSSVMAVECEDRRYCFQITSPTGKTSLILQAESKKEYEEWICTLNNISRQIYLTDNPEAVAIRLNQTAIQAVTPITSFEKKHEGSPNPERAKPGSARPSSDASQQQPKAPEPEDLIAPGTPIQFDIMLPASEFLDQNRAGGRRTNPFGETEEECSADGESDDSLLQQVFVVRFLGSMAVRSGHRPEVIYEAMRQVLAARAIHNIFRTTESHLMVTSSSLRLIDPQTQVTRISFQLQDVTQFAAHQENGRLVGFVVEGRDWGEEQGEPTYSAFVFESNTEGEKICYTISLGKEITEAKKDPEALAQLMKSMPLTTDGKFLLLESEGGNAENGSMPEDLESEA, encoded by the exons ACCCGCTCTTTGCTCAGTGTATTTGAGGAGGATGCTGGGACACTCACCGACTACACTAACCAGCTCCTGCAGTCCATGCAGAGAGTGTTTGGCGCACAG AACGAGATGGGACTGGCCACGGAGCAGCTTTCCAAGCAGCTCCTGGAGTACGAGAAGCAG AATTTTGCCCTGGGGAAAGGCGATGAAGAGGTCATCAGTACGCTGCAGCACTTTGCGAAAGTTGTGGATGAG CTAAACGCCCTGCATACTGAGCTCGCCACACAGATGGCGGAAAGGATGGTGTTTCCCATGGTGCAGTTCAGAGAGAAGGACCTCACAG AAATAAGCACTTTGAAAGAAATCTTCGGCATTGCCAGTGATG AGCACGAGGCCGCCATGGTAAAGTACAGCAGGCTGCCCAAGAAGAAGGAGAATGAGAAG GTAAAGGCGGAGGTCGTGTCGGAGGTGGCATACGCCAGGAGAAAGCAGCACCAGGCTTCCATGCAGTACTACTGCGCTCTGAATGCACTACAGTACCGCAAGCGGGTGGCCATGCTGGAGCCCATGCTGGGGTACATGCATGCTCAg ATGAACTTCTTCAGAAAAGGTATGGATCTTGTCTCCAAGAAGATGGACAGTTTCCTCGCGTCAGTCTCCAACATGACACAAAG TATCCAGGCCCAGCTGGACACGGAAGCGGAGTCGATGCGTCTGTCTCAGAGGGAGCTGCTGTCTGTAGAGGACACTGTGTACATGCCTGACCGCGACCGTGATCCTGTCAACCGCACGCTCATACAGAAAGCAGGCTACCTCAACATCAGGAA CAAAACTGGTCTGGTGACGACCGCTTGGGACCGCCTTTACTTCTTCACCCAGGGAGGAAACCTCATGTGTCAGCCGCGGGGTGCCGTCGCAGGGGGCATGGTCCTCGACCTGGACAACAGCTCGGTGATGGCTGTAGAATGCGAGGATCGCCGATACTGCTTCCAAATCACCTCGCCGACGGGCAAAAC GTCCCTAATTTTACAAGCAGAGAGCAAGAAAGAATATGAGGAG TGGATCTGCACCCTCAACAACATCTCGCGACAGATCTACCTGACCGACAACCCAGAG GCAGTGGCCATCAGGCTGAATCAGACAGCCATCCAGGCGGTCACTCCCATCACCAGCTTTGAGAAGAAACACGAAGGCTCACCCAACCCTGAAAG GGCAAAGCCCGGCTCCGCCCGGCCGTCCAGCGACGCCTCTCAGCAGCAGCCCAAAGCCCCTGAGCCAGAAGACTTGATTGCTCCTGGTACCCCCATACAGTTTGACATCATGCTTCCTGCTTCCGAGTTCCTGGACCAGAACCGGGCCGGAGGGAG GCGCACGAACCCTTTTGGGGAGACTGAGGAAGAGTGCTCTGCGGATGGCGAGTCTGACG ACTCCCTGCTGCAGCAGGTGTTTGTTGTGCGCTTCCTTGGCTCCATGGCTGTGCGTTCGGGCCACCGGCCAGAGGTCATCTACGAGGCCATGCGGCAAGTTCTGGCTGCTCGCGCCATCCACAACATCTTCCGCACCACAGAGTCCCACCTCATGGTGACCAGCAGCTCCCTGAG GTTGATTGACCCTCAGACACAAGTGACTAGAATAAGT TTCCAGCTGCAGGATGTGACCCAGTTTGCAGCCCACCAGGAAAATGGGAGGCTGGTTGGCTTTGTGGTGGAGGGCAGAGATTGGGGGGAGGAGCAGGGTGAACCCACCTACAGCGCCTTTGTCTTTGAGAGCAACACGGAAGGAGAGAAG ATCTGTTATACCATTAGCCTGGGGAAGGAGATCACAGAAGCAAAGAAG GATCCGGAAGCACTGGCTCAGCTCATGAAGTCCATGCCTCTGACGACCGATGGAAAGTTCCTGCTCCTGGAGAGCGAAGGGGGCAATGCAGAGAATGGGAGCATGCCGGAGGACCTCGAGTCGGAGGCCTAA
- the appl2 gene encoding DCC-interacting protein 13-beta isoform X5: MQRVFGAQNEMGLATEQLSKQLLEYEKQNFALGKGDEEVISTLQHFAKVVDELNALHTELATQMAERMVFPMVQFREKDLTEISTLKEIFGIASDEHEAAMVKYSRLPKKKENEKVKAEVVSEVAYARRKQHQASMQYYCALNALQYRKRVAMLEPMLGYMHAQMNFFRKGMDLVSKKMDSFLASVSNMTQSIQAQLDTEAESMRLSQRELLSVEDTVYMPDRDRDPVNRTLIQKAGYLNIRNKTGLVTTAWDRLYFFTQGGNLMCQPRGAVAGGMVLDLDNSSVMAVECEDRRYCFQITSPTGKTSRLMNRSLILQAESKKEYEEWICTLNNISRQIYLTDNPEAVAIRLNQTAIQAVTPITSFEKKHEGSPNPESRAKPGSARPSSDASQQQPKAPEPEDLIAPGTPIQFDIMLPASEFLDQNRAGGRRTNPFGETEEECSADGESDDSLLQQVFVVRFLGSMAVRSGHRPEVIYEAMRQVLAARAIHNIFRTTESHLMVTSSSLRLIDPQTQVTRISFQLQDVTQFAAHQENGRLVGFVVEGRDWGEEQGEPTYSAFVFESNTEGEKICYTISLGKEITEAKKDPEALAQLMKSMPLTTDGKFLLLESEGGNAENGSMPEDLESEA; encoded by the exons ATGCAGAGAGTGTTTGGCGCACAG AACGAGATGGGACTGGCCACGGAGCAGCTTTCCAAGCAGCTCCTGGAGTACGAGAAGCAG AATTTTGCCCTGGGGAAAGGCGATGAAGAGGTCATCAGTACGCTGCAGCACTTTGCGAAAGTTGTGGATGAG CTAAACGCCCTGCATACTGAGCTCGCCACACAGATGGCGGAAAGGATGGTGTTTCCCATGGTGCAGTTCAGAGAGAAGGACCTCACAG AAATAAGCACTTTGAAAGAAATCTTCGGCATTGCCAGTGATG AGCACGAGGCCGCCATGGTAAAGTACAGCAGGCTGCCCAAGAAGAAGGAGAATGAGAAG GTAAAGGCGGAGGTCGTGTCGGAGGTGGCATACGCCAGGAGAAAGCAGCACCAGGCTTCCATGCAGTACTACTGCGCTCTGAATGCACTACAGTACCGCAAGCGGGTGGCCATGCTGGAGCCCATGCTGGGGTACATGCATGCTCAg ATGAACTTCTTCAGAAAAGGTATGGATCTTGTCTCCAAGAAGATGGACAGTTTCCTCGCGTCAGTCTCCAACATGACACAAAG TATCCAGGCCCAGCTGGACACGGAAGCGGAGTCGATGCGTCTGTCTCAGAGGGAGCTGCTGTCTGTAGAGGACACTGTGTACATGCCTGACCGCGACCGTGATCCTGTCAACCGCACGCTCATACAGAAAGCAGGCTACCTCAACATCAGGAA CAAAACTGGTCTGGTGACGACCGCTTGGGACCGCCTTTACTTCTTCACCCAGGGAGGAAACCTCATGTGTCAGCCGCGGGGTGCCGTCGCAGGGGGCATGGTCCTCGACCTGGACAACAGCTCGGTGATGGCTGTAGAATGCGAGGATCGCCGATACTGCTTCCAAATCACCTCGCCGACGGGCAAAAC TTCTCGTTTGATGAACAGGTCCCTAATTTTACAAGCAGAGAGCAAGAAAGAATATGAGGAG TGGATCTGCACCCTCAACAACATCTCGCGACAGATCTACCTGACCGACAACCCAGAG GCAGTGGCCATCAGGCTGAATCAGACAGCCATCCAGGCGGTCACTCCCATCACCAGCTTTGAGAAGAAACACGAAGGCTCACCCAACCCTGAAAG CAGGGCAAAGCCCGGCTCCGCCCGGCCGTCCAGCGACGCCTCTCAGCAGCAGCCCAAAGCCCCTGAGCCAGAAGACTTGATTGCTCCTGGTACCCCCATACAGTTTGACATCATGCTTCCTGCTTCCGAGTTCCTGGACCAGAACCGGGCCGGAGGGAG GCGCACGAACCCTTTTGGGGAGACTGAGGAAGAGTGCTCTGCGGATGGCGAGTCTGACG ACTCCCTGCTGCAGCAGGTGTTTGTTGTGCGCTTCCTTGGCTCCATGGCTGTGCGTTCGGGCCACCGGCCAGAGGTCATCTACGAGGCCATGCGGCAAGTTCTGGCTGCTCGCGCCATCCACAACATCTTCCGCACCACAGAGTCCCACCTCATGGTGACCAGCAGCTCCCTGAG GTTGATTGACCCTCAGACACAAGTGACTAGAATAAGT TTCCAGCTGCAGGATGTGACCCAGTTTGCAGCCCACCAGGAAAATGGGAGGCTGGTTGGCTTTGTGGTGGAGGGCAGAGATTGGGGGGAGGAGCAGGGTGAACCCACCTACAGCGCCTTTGTCTTTGAGAGCAACACGGAAGGAGAGAAG ATCTGTTATACCATTAGCCTGGGGAAGGAGATCACAGAAGCAAAGAAG GATCCGGAAGCACTGGCTCAGCTCATGAAGTCCATGCCTCTGACGACCGATGGAAAGTTCCTGCTCCTGGAGAGCGAAGGGGGCAATGCAGAGAATGGGAGCATGCCGGAGGACCTCGAGTCGGAGGCCTAA